A stretch of DNA from Malus sylvestris chromosome 9, drMalSylv7.2, whole genome shotgun sequence:
TCTCGTGGTTTTAAGGATCAGGTTTGTTATTTGTATTAAGGTGTTGTGTTTCTTCGGCTCActattaatgttttgttttcaatgtattCCTAATTATATTTGATGTTTTGGTGGTCAGATCTACGACATTTTCCAGCTTTTGCCATCAAAGGTTCAGGTTGGGGTGTTCTCTGCTACCATGCCACCTGAAGCCCTTGAAATCACTAGAAAGTTTATGAACAAACCTGTGAGGATTTTGGTAAAGCGTGATGAGCTCACCCTTGAGGGTATCAAGCAGTTCTATGTCAATGTCGATAAAGAAGAATGGAAGCTCGAGACCCTTTGTGATTTGTATGAGACTCTGGCCATCACCCAGAGTGTCATTTTTGTTAACACCAGGCGCAAGGTGGACTGGCTTACCGACAAGATGAGAAGCCGTGACCACACTGTCTCTGCCACCCATGGTGACATGGACCAGAACACTCGTGATATCATCATGCGTGAATTCCGATCAGGCTCATCCCGTGTTCTCATCACCACTGATCTCTTGGCTCGTGGTATTGATGTGCAGCAGGTATCTCTCGTAATCAACTATGATTTGCCGACTCAACCTGAAAACTACCTTCATCGTATTGGACGAAGTGGTAGATTTGGAAGGAAGGGTGTTGCTATTAACTTTGTGACAAAAGACGACGAGAGAATGCTCTATGACATCCAGAGGTTTTACAACGTGGTGATTGAGGAGCTCCCATCGAATGTGGCCGATCTTCTCTGAAGAACTCGCGCATTTTGTTCCCCCGCTTATCTTTTTGAGGCAGATTTTTATTATCCTGTTTTGAAAGTACTGTTTAATGCTGCtgcttttcattttgttttgtcct
This window harbors:
- the LOC126581909 gene encoding eukaryotic initiation factor 4A-8 yields the protein MAGVAPEGSQFDAKQYDTKMSELLSTDGQDFFTSYDEVFESFDAMGLQENLLRGIYAYGFEKPSAIQQRGIVPFCKGLDVIQQAQSGTGKTATFCSGILQQLDYGVVQCQALVLAPTRELAQQIEKVMRALGDYLGVKVHACVGGTSVREDQRILQAGVHVVVGTPGRVFDMLRRQSLRPDYIKMFVLDEADEMLSRGFKDQIYDIFQLLPSKVQVGVFSATMPPEALEITRKFMNKPVRILVKRDELTLEGIKQFYVNVDKEEWKLETLCDLYETLAITQSVIFVNTRRKVDWLTDKMRSRDHTVSATHGDMDQNTRDIIMREFRSGSSRVLITTDLLARGIDVQQVSLVINYDLPTQPENYLHRIGRSGRFGRKGVAINFVTKDDERMLYDIQRFYNVVIEELPSNVADLL